Proteins encoded together in one Numida meleagris isolate 19003 breed g44 Domestic line chromosome 17, NumMel1.0, whole genome shotgun sequence window:
- the BAHCC1 gene encoding BAH and coiled-coil domain-containing protein 1 isoform X4: MDGRDFAPAPRLLPERGGLGQRHSAGRGPGSAAPGPFQPAKFFPAPISMAAHSAGSGLMGSAPASSFMGSFLSGSLGSGAPSHPSGPAASPPEPAFRGPHSGTSQIWFSHSHEAPGYPRFSGSLASTFLPMSHLDHHGNSNVLYSQHRFYESQKDNFYLRNLPAQPALLPAGHGFPGIARAAPGPPAGSCSRERDAGPLPKTPKDYDRFLAAKEKASKADGKERVPEDDGKERHRAVLPVPPEGHCKEGLPPRAGAKHLPSCLLGAKGLEGDGRAALPSCAGSALPRAVRCAKEPCREPAAPEAPPAYGECLERRQMLHHAVSYAVPAGPAPLGPAAAGSFPCLQLHAGPDVLCPLPEKGGRELKLSGATFVPSVGHLTDKSRSFQVAAEGCGMERAEGKERHGDAEGPGAAYGAAFHHGKAEGKAERRVEWGGHGARLKGLEYLGGGGGGAAEGTPYAALGPPPKGALEKGYFEVPPAPDCARAPHHGEPLGAKLGPSCCTLEKGPKEPPPQKVARIRHQQHGTGAEAEQSEGQRKALELNSLGYTAPPLPPWGVQGQGPPMGMAEERKGSYLDPFGTGLQQAALMTQGSVLSQDMPTPPDEVSAMKNLLKYSNQALIVGQKAAPFVGLGGIKGSCAHQDAKFPPPAKGQPELPDCARSREHELGHGEGEVRQPPVGIAVAVARQKDTLSRPEPSYGSGSSRQGRTAAGIKGRGWGAWGPGVPLGLCSPLRSLAAGAARPMHVIDLEAEEERGRLCEERLGLPGRELLLQDNKELVEFARMHPSGGCPGDLTPHLMMAGGSSLPAGQLGGDPAAHAHPAHTHWLPRTRSPSIWMGGHSYGIGHPALHQNLPPAFPASMPSTMQPVFPLSQEPPTQLVILPTEPPAHGTPHTLADVMDQASLWPPMYPGRGPGAHLQHTGQLPVYSRSQFLRQQELYALQQQRAAQALEIQRQAHVQRKPEEQPLELEDVGPEKPLKPSHKAVALNPPAKGMSSAAPGPPKLSPCCHSPALRHPAKCPVALPTAPCTLPVCPTASSAVAPRSPADSPVPVQSKGSDGEDKRGEGQPPRDYPKSLEPDLPPGYSYPASSMGFSEVPPAEPADPDTMQAGSPPAEPEQSRTFSPAEEPGAARELPSAGAAAEGPGAVLHRHHLLLAPAPGAVPGEENFGARREAAAVLEQSSVEQQHPVPTGGSSPLCPPDAEEEEEEEEEEDEEEEEGDSEGSGPEGSCDEEEEGDGPDHAPSRQQCCTGGLEALIAAGIDLGELPALGSPREPPPAPPSPAPCAVGLPGIALLSELAELELRQRRCDLAMEGEDEDLLAFNLQNLATVAAAWSLVEAASREGSPPALSPLPTSPPPRARVPRRKYTWTPKTKAVCPLKAAIEQLNTQEVEVRMRLAELQRRYKEKQRELVKLQRRHDHEAVQSSLSLLCAELRAEPQPKKKRSKLEQQYGAMAGAAEKVRCKKSGAQSKLACKVAHKVSQLKQKVKSKGLPAGISPFRRKEPNPGGRIQKKLSRPKSSKGTAKYQPQEPDPCDVPGFKDGHNEDSDSDDGDEEPGLALLPSVPMAVLGPSPSSVVKMEANEKAKKKKERQGLLGPCRLGSPEGEVKIKRRPGKPGTGKLEKVPARRKAGGCEEGGSKKKLKAKPKESIRATGPGGPSSAAPPSACSLFGAADPRHFGAREDSARLASERLKKATRKSKVLQSALRRKNGALSLALSPRSAKTILSKGKKLGKVKSKVAGKQCKGRAVSKLLESFTVEDDFDFDDNSSFSEEEEEGSTGGRRSPPPHTCAIQKEDLRDGLHILIPKEDSLLYAGSVRTIQPPDIYSIIIEGERGNRQRIYSQEQLLQEAVLDVRPQSRRSLPPGTRVCAYWSQKSRCLYPGNVVRGSSSDEEEDDPEAVMVEFDDGDTGHIAVSNIRLLPPDFKIQCTEPSPALLVSSSCRRNKRSCADVAPPGELPPGLCTERHDGPKGPRSSGKKAVGKEKSGKALELLSGSRAPALGEPLGRRGGPLLSWSAVAQTKRKAASKGTAVLQNLFQVNGSTKKLRAKEALFPVHHHVAAPVFGNGFGADSFSRIASSYASFGAGAGLVLPAAQKLLRCKKAERLEAEMGKGSRRRAGGEFLVKLDHEGVTSPKNKNCKALLLGEKDFGAKLERPLASGYAHSALGKERKGRAAVHPLPVGLALRKYSGQAEFSLNCDSDCHSSYSDMDEEEEAGGLGADVPSRFMTRLSVSSSSSGSSTSSSSGSISTSSLCSSDNEDSSYSSEDEDSALLLQTCLSHPVPALLAQPDALRSKGSAPQRCFLTKAAAAGPKAKLKRKEALSFSKAKEFSRRQRLPSVENRPKISAFLPARQLWRWSGNPTQRRGMKGKARKLFYKAIVRGKETLRIGDCAVFLSAGRPNLPYIGRIESMWESWGSNMVVKVKWFYHPEETKLGKRQSDGKNALYQSCHEDENDVQTISHKCQVVGREHYEQMTRSKKYQDRQDLYYLAGTYDPTTGRLVTADGVPVLC; this comes from the exons CAGGGAGCGGACTGATGGGGAGCGCACCCGCCTCGTCCTTCATGGGGAGCTTCCTGAGCGGCAGCCTGGGCTCGGGGGCCCCCAGCCACCCCTcgggccccgccgcctccccgccAGAGCCAGCTTTCCGCGGGCCGCACTCCGGAACCTCCCAGATCTGGTTCTCACACTCCCATGAAG ccccggggTACCCCCGCTTCTCTGGGAGCCTGGCATCCACCTTCCTGCCCATGAGCCACCTGGACCACCACGGGAACAGCAACGTCCTCTACAGCCAGCACCGCTTCTACGAGAGCCAGAAAG ATAACTTCTACCTGCGCAACCTGCCCGCCCAGCCCGCCCTGCTCCCCGCCGGCCACGGCTTCCCCGGCATCGCCCGCGCCGCCCCTGGCCCCCCCGCCGGCTCCTGCAGCCGTGAGCGCGACGCCGGCCCCTTGCCCAAGACCCCCAAGGACTACGACCGCTTCCTGGCGGCCAAGGAGAAGGCGAGCAAAGCGGACGGCAAGGAGCGGGTGCCGGAGGACGATGGCAAGGAGCGGCACCGCGCCGTGCTGCCGGTGCCACCCGAGGGGCACTGCAAGGAGGGGCTGCCCCCCCGGGCGGGCGCCAAGCAcctgccctcctgcctgctgggTGCCAAGGGGCTGGAGGGCGACGGCCGCGCCGCGCTGCCCAGCTGTGCCGGCAGCGCTCTGCCCCGCGCCGTGCGCTGCGCCAAGGAGCCGTGCCGCGAGCCCGCCGCCCCCGAGGCCCCCCCGGCGTACGGCGAGTGCCTGGAGCGGCGGCAGATGCTGCACCACGCCGTGTCCTACGCTGTGCCCGCCGGTCCGGCCCCGCTCGGCCCTGCGGCTGCCGGTTCCTTCCCCTGTCTGCAGCTGCACGCCGGCCCCGACGTGCTGTGCCCGCTGCCGGAGAAGGGCGGGCGGGAGCTGAAGCTGAGCGGTGCCACCTTCGTGCCTTCGGTGGGACACCTGACGGACAAGAGCCGCTCCTTCCAGGTGGCGGCCGAGGGCTGCGGGATGGAGCGCGCCGAGGGCAAGGAGCGGCACGGTGACGCCGAGGGCCCCGGCGCTGCCTATGGGGCTGCGTTCCACCACGGCAAAGCCGAGGGCAAAGCCGAGCGCAGGGTGGAGTGGGGCGGCCACGGCGCGCGGCTGAAGGGCTTGGAGTACCTGGGGGGCGGTGGCGGGGGGGCGGCCGAGGGGACCCCCTATGCCGCCCTCGGCCCCCCGCCCAAGGGTGCCCTGGAGAAGGGGTACTTTGAGGTGCCGCCTGCCCCCGACTGCGCCCGTGCCCCACACCACGGCGAGCCGCTGGGCGCCAAGCTGGgcccctcctgctgcacttTAGAGAAGGGCCCCAAGGAGCCCCCCCCGCAGAAGGTGGCGCGGATCCGGCACCAGCAGCACGGCACCGGCGCCGAGGCGGAACAGTCCGAGGGTCAGCGCAAAGCTCTGGAGCTGAACTCGCTGGGCTACACCGCGCCCCCCCTGCCCCCCTGGGGCGTGCAGGGCCAGGGCCCCCCCATGGGCATGGCGGAGGAGAGGAAGGGCTCCTACCTGGACCCCTTCGGCACGGgtctgcagcaggctgcactgaTGACTCAGGGCTCGGTGCTGAGCCAGGACATGCCCACCCCCCCGGACGAGGTCTCGGCCATGAAGAACCTCCTCAAGTACAGCAACCAAGCACTTATCGTGGGCCAGAAGGCCGCTCCCTTCGTGGGGCTGGGCGGCATCAAGGGCAGCTGCGCCCATCAGGACGCCAAGTTCCCCCCCCCGGCCAAGGGGCAGCCAGAGCTGCCGGACTGCGCCCGCAGCCGTGAGCACGAGCTGGGGCACGGCGAAGGTGAAGTGCGGCAGCCGCCCGTGGGCATCGCCGTGGCCGTGGCACGGCAGAAGGACACGCTGAGCCGCCCCGAGCCCTCCTACGGCAGTGGGTCCAGCCGGCAGGGCAGGACAGCTGCTGGCATCAAAGGTAGGGGCTGGGGGGCCTGGGGGCCGGGGGTCCCTTTGGGGCTGTGCTCACCTCTCCGTTCTCTCGCAGCTGGCGCTGCGCGTCCCATGCACGTCATCGAcctggaggcagaggaggagcgGGGACGGCTCTGCGAGGAGCGCCTGGGGCTGCCGGGAcgagagctgctgctcca GGACAACAAGGAGCTGGTGGAGTTTGCGCGGATGCACCCCTCGGGGGGGTGTCCCGGAGACCTCACCCCCCACCTGATGATGGCGGGGGGCTCCTCGCTGCCGGCGGGGCAGCTCGGGGGGGACCCGGCTGCCCACGCACACCCGGCTCACACGCACTGGCTGCCCCGCACCCGCAGCCCCTCCATCTGGATGGGGGGGCACTCCTACG gcATTGGCCACCCCGCGCTGCACCAGAACCTGCCGCCCGCCTTCCCTGCCTCCAtgcccagcaccatgcagcccgtcttccccctctcccaggAGCCCCCCACCCAGCTCGTCATCCTGCCCACCGAGCCCCCCGCCCACGGCACCCCCCACACGCTGG CTGATGTGATGGACCAGGCGTCACTGTGGCCCCCCATGTACCCAGGCCGGGGTCCCGGCGCCCACCTGCAGCACACGGGGCAGCTGCCCGTGTACTCACGCTCCCAGTTCCTGCGGCAGCAGGAGCTCTAcgccctgcagcagcagcgggcGGCCCAGGCCCTCGAGATCCAGCGCCAGGCTCACGTCCAG CGCAAGCCGGAGGAGCAGCCCCTGGAACTGGAGGACGTGGGTCCCGAGAAGCCCCTCAAGCCCTCTCACAAAGCAGTTGCCTTAAACCCCCCAGCCAAGGGCATGTCCTCGGCGGCACCTGGGCCCCCCAAGCTGTCCCCTTGCTGCCACTCCCCGGCCCTGCGGCACCCGGCCAAGTGCCCCGTGGCGCTCCCCACGGCCCCCTGCACTTTACCCGTCTGCCCCACCGCCAGCTCCGCCGTGGCCCCGCGCTCCCCGGCTGACAGCCCCGTCCCCGTGCAGAGCAAGGGCAGCGACGGCGAGGACAAGCGCGGGGAGGGACAACCACCCCGCGACTACCCCAAGTCCCTGGAGCCAG ACCTGCCCCCCGGGTACAGCTACCCTGCGTCCAGCATGGGCTTCTCGGAGGTGCCCCCCGCAGAGCCCGCCGACCCCGACACCATGCAGGCGGGTTCCCCGCCGGCTGAGCCCGAGCAGTCACGGACCTTCAGCCCGGCTGAGGAGCCCGGAGCTGCACGGGAGCTGCCGTCCGCGGGGGCTGCAGCCGAGGGTCCGGGCGCCGTGCTGCACCGCCAccacctgctgctggcaccgGCACCGGGCGCTGTGCCCGGAGAGGAGAACTTCGGGGCGCGCAGGGAGGCGGCGgcggtgctggagcagagctcgGTAGAGCAGCAGCACCCGGTGCCCACGGGGGGCTCCTCTCCACTATGCCCCCCCGACGccgaggaagaggaggaggaggaggaggaggaggatgaagaagaggaagaaggcgACAGTGAAGGCTCAGGGCCGGAGGGCAGCTgtgatgaggaagaggagggcgACGGCCCCGACCATGCacccagcagacagcagtgctgcacaggagGGCTGGAGGCTCTCATCGCCGCCGGCATCGACCTGGGGGAGCTGCCAGCGCTGGGGTCCCCCAGGGAGCCCCCCCCGGCACCCCCCTCTCCTGCACCCTGCGCCGTGGGGCTGCCCGGCATCGCGCTGCTCAGCGAGCTGGCCGAACTGGAGCTGCGCCAACGCCGCTGCGACTTGGCCATGGAAG GGGAGGACGAGGACCTGCTGGCCTTCAACCTGCAGAACCTGGCCACGGTGGCGGCCGCCTGGTCGCTGGTGGAGGCGGCCAGCCGGGAGGGCAGCCCCCCCGCGCTCAGCCCCCTGCCCacctccccgccgccccgcgcccgcgTGCCGCGCCGCAAGTACACCTGGACCCCCAAGACCAAGGCG GTGTGCCCGCTGAAGGCGGCCATCGAGCAGCTCAACACGCAGGAGGTGGAGGTGCGGATGCggctggctgagctgcagcggCGCTACAAGGAGAAGCAGCGCGAGCTGGTGAAGCTGCAGCGGCGGCACGACCACGA GGCGGTGCAGAGCAGCCTGTCCCTGCTGTGCGCCGAGCTGCGCGCCGAGCCCCAGCCCAAGAAGAAGCGCAGCAAACTGGAGCAGCAGTACGGAGCCATGGCGGGGGCTGCG GAGAAGGTGCGGTGCAAGAAGAGCGGCGCGCAGAGCAAGCTGGCCTGCAAGGTGGCTCACAAAGTGTCGCAGCTGAAACAGAAGGTGAAGAGCAAAGGGCTCCCCGCCGGCATCAGCCCCTTCCGACGGAAAGAGCCCAACCCCGGCGGCCGCATCCAGAAGAAGCTGTCCCGCCCCAAGAGCTCCAAGGGCACGGCCAAGTACCAGCCCCAGGAGCCCGACCCCTGCGACGTCCCTGGCTTCAAAG ATGGGCACAACGAGGACTCAGACAGCGATGATGGGGACGAGGAGCCcggcctggccctgctgccctcGGTGCCCATGGCCGTGCTGGGGCCCTCCCCGTCCTCCGTGGTGAAGATGGAGGCCAACGAGAAggcaaagaagaagaaggaaaggcagGGGCTGCTAG gaCCGTGCCGCCTGGGCAGCCCTGAGGGCGAGGTGAAGATCAAGCGACGGCCGGGCAAGCCGGGGACCGGCAAGCTGGAAAAAGTGCCGGCACGGCGCAAAGCGGGCGGCTGCGAGGAGGGGGGCAGCAAGAAGAAGCTGAAGGCGAAACCCAAAGAGAGCATCCGGGCAACCGGCCCCGGCGGCCCCAGCTCCGCCGCCCCCCCCTCCGCCTGCAGCCTGTTCGGCGCTGCGGACCCCCGGCACTTCGGGGCGAGGGAGGACAGTGCCCGGCTGGCCAGCGAGCGGCTCAAGAAGGCCACGCGcaagagcaaggtgctgcagtCAGCGCTGCGG CGGAAGAACGGGGCCCTCTCGCTGGCCCTGTCGCCCCGGAGTGCCAAAACCATCTTGAGCAAGGGCAAGAAGCTGGGCAAGGTGAAGAGCAAAGTGGCCGGCAAGCAG TGCAAGGGCCGGGCGGTCAGCAAGCTGCTGGAGAGCTTCACCGTGGAGGACGACTTCGACTTCGACGACAACAGCAGCTtctcagaggaggaggaggagggcagcacGGGCGGGCGCCGCTCCCCCCCGCCCCACACCTGCGCCATCCAGAAGGAGGACCTGCGGGACGGGCTGCACATCCTCATCCCCAAGGAGGACAGCCTGCTGTACGCCGGCAGCGTGCGCACCATCCAGCCCCCCGACAT ATACAGCATCATCATCGAGGGCGAGAGGGGGAACCGGCAGCGCATCTACTCACaggaacagctgctgcaggaggcg GTCCTGGACGTGCGGCCGCAGTCACGGCGCAGCCTTCCTCCTGGCACCCGCGTCTGTGCCTACTGGAGCCAGAAGTCGCGCTGCCTGTACCCGGGGAACGTGGTGCGAG GCTCCTCCAGCGACGAGGAGGAGGACGACCCCGAGGCGGTGATGGTGGAGTTCGACGACGGGGACACGGGGCACATCGCCGTGTCCAACATCCGCCTGCTGCCACCCGACTTCAAGATCCAGT GCACAGAGCCATCCCCTGCGCTGCTGGTGTCCAGCTCCTGCCGGCGGAACAAGCGCTCCTGCGCTGACGTGGCCCCTCCTGGCGAGCTGCCCCCCGGGCTGTGCACCGAGCGGCACGACGGCCCCAAGGGCCCCAGGAGTTCGGGCAAGAAGGCGGTCGGCAAGGAGAAAAGCG gcaAAGCCCTGGAGCTGCTGTCGGGCAGCCGTGCGCCGGCGCTGGGCGAGCCGCTGGGGCGGCGGGGGGGCCCTCTGCTCAGCTGGTCGGCGGTGGCACAGACGAAGCGGAAGGCGGCGAGCAAGGGCACGGCCGTGCTGCAGAACCTCTTCCAGGTGAACGGCAGCACCAAGAAGCTGCGTGCCAAGGAGGCCCTGTTCCCCGTGCACCACCACGTCGCCGCTCCCGTCTTCGGCAACGGCTTCGGGGCCGACTCGTTCAGCCGCATCGCCAGCTCCTACGCGTCCTTCGGGGCCGGCGCCGGGCTGGTGCTGCCGGCCGCCCAGAAGCTGCTGCGCTGCAAGAAGGCGGAGCGGCTGGAGGCCGAGATGGGCAAAGGCAGCCGGCGCAGGGCGGGCGGCGAGTTCTTGGTGAAGCTGGACCACGAAGGGGTGACGTCCCCCAAGAACAAGAACTGCaaggccctgctgctgggcgAGAAGGACTTCGGGGCCAAGCTGGAGCGGCCGCTGGCCAGCGGCTACGCGCACTCGGCGCTGGGCAAGGAGAGGAAGGGGCGGGCGGCCGTGCACCCGCTGCCCGTGGGGCTGGCGCTGCGGAAGTACTCGGGTCAGGCCGAGTTCAGCCTGAACTGCGACAGCGACTGCCACAGCTCCTACTCGGACAtggacgaggaggaggaggcgggcGGGCTGGGTGCCGACGTGCCGTCGCGCTTCATGACCCGCCTGTCggtgtcctcctcctcctcgggttcctccacctcctccagctccgGCTCCATCTCCAcctccagcctctgctcctccGACAACGAGGACTCGTCGTACAGCTCGGAGGACGAGGACTcggcgctgctgctgcagacctGCCTCTCGCACCCGGTGCCGGCGCTGCTGGCGCAGCCCGATGCCCTGCGCTCCAAGGGCTCCGCGCCGCAGCGCTGCTTCCTCACCAAGGCGGCCGCCGCCGGCCCCAAGGCCAAGCTCAAACGCAAGGAGGCCCTCAGCTTCTCCAAAGCCAAAGAGTTCTCCCGGAGGCAGCGGCTGCCCTCGGTGGAAAACCGGCCAAAGATCTCCGCCTTCCTGCCTGCGCGCCAGCTCTGGAGGTGGTCGGGGAACCCCACGCAG CGGCGGGGCATGAAGGGGAAGGCACGGAAGCTGTTCTACAAGGCCATCGTGCGGGGCAAGGAGACGCTGCGCATCGGGGACTGCGCCGTCTTCCTGTCGGCCGGGCGGCCCAACCTGCCCTACATCGGGCGCATCGAGAGCATGTGGGAGTCCTGGGGCAGCAACATGGTGGTGAAGGTGAAGTGGTTCTACCACCCCGAGGAGACCAAGCTGGGCAAGAGGCAGAGCGATGGCAAG AACGCGCTGTACCAGTCGTGCCACGAGGACGAGAACGACGTGCAAACCATCTCCCACAAGTGCCAGGTGGTGGGCAGGGAGCACTACGAGCAGATGACCCGCAGCAAGAAGTACCAGGACCGCCAGGACCTCTATTACCTGGCGGGCACCTACGACCCCACCACCGGCCGCCTCGTCACCGCCGACGGCGTGCCCGTCCTCTGCTGA